The nucleotide window CGGTGACTATACACAGCGGTGAACCGAAAGAACCGGTAAAAACATCGCAGCAGGAGACAAGTATTCCGGATCAGGTAAAAGAGATCGGTGAAACCCTGTCTGAAATATTTGCCCGACTCAGGGAGAGTGAATCCTACGACAAACTTCTTGAGGGTGTTGAGACAGCAAAGGAGTATGTCAGAAAATATCCGGCAAAAGCGATGCTCTATACATTGGGAGCCGGTGCCTTTTTCGGGCTCCTCATCAGAAAAAAGCGCTAACAGGACATTGAACTGAAGGGATATGATGAACCATGAGGGAGGAAAGCATAAAGAGAGCACGCAGGTGACGCGCAAAAACACCGGAATACATAAGCTCCTGAATGAGACGGCAGTGTCGACGTATGAAGATGTCATTGATATTGTCGAGGCAAAAATTGAACTGGTCAAGATTGAACTGACCGATAAAATTTCGCTGCTCTCCGCTGTTGTCATTCTCAGCGTCGTGCTGCTGATCGGCCTTGCCTATCTGATCACAACCCTGGCTCTCCTGGCAGGCGAACTACTCGGGCATACCTGGCTGGGCTATCTGCTGGTAAGCCTTATTTTCCTTTCATGCTTTCTGTTTTTTGCAAAAATCAAGCCTCTGCTTTTAAGAAACATGATCCAGAATATTCTCCTATCGGTCCATGACTACAAAAAATGAACATCTCTCCGGCATTCAGGCACGCATAGAGGAGCTGCAGAACACGATTACTGAAAAGGAAGCAAAGATAAAAGAGAGAGGCCGTCAGTTCAAGGATGATCTGGAAGCCGAGCTTTCACCAGTTGAGCTGGTCCGACGCTATCCCTTCAAGGCTGCCGCTACCACCTTTGTTGCAGGTTTTCTGGTTACAAGAGCTCTAAAGGGCCCGAGAAACTCCCGGAAAACGCTGCCGGCCGACTCCTGTATTGCACAGGAGTCATCTTCATCGCAAAATAGCAGCGCTCTGGCCGCCATAGGGCTGGACATTCTTCGCTCCGCGAAGGATCTTGGATTTACCTACCTGCAGCGATACATCGACAAAAAAATCAGATAGCCTCATCAGCAATGGCTTTTCTCTCCAGGCTCACCTCTCCGGCGAGATCTCTTCTCATGCTGAAGCTCTGCCTTGCAGAGCTTCAGCATGAGAACATGACTTTTATTTCAGAAATTCCGTACCTTCTGTATTGCCGTACCGGCTTTTCAAAACCACAAAGCTGCGCTATCTCTTAACCAGGCTTAATGCTTTGGCATTGCGTTCCAACTATGACAATCAAGCAGAATCCTCCCTTGTTTCAGAATAAAGAGCACTTTTATGTCAACCGGAATGCCAGAGAACTTTTTCATCTGATCGATCCCGAGTTTCTCTCGCTGCCTGCAGGCGGCAGGGAGAGTTTTATCAAAGCCGAGAAACAGGCGGCAATCATCAATGATTTCCTAAAAAAAAAGAGTGGTGATGGTCTAAAACCTGTTCTGCCCGCCCAGCTTCATGGCATGAAACTGCTGCACGAGCTGTTTCACTATGTTATGACAAGAGCAATGGCTGCCCGACAGCCGGACCTTCTGGAAAAGGTCTACAACAACCTTGAGGCGGAACTCTCCAAAACACAATCGGAAGAGTACCTGACCCGCTTTGTCAGCGCGTTTCCTACCCGGGAGATATACAGTGCATTCGAAACACCCTCGGAGTGGCTGAACCGCCCCGGAAACAAGGCCGGGGTGCTTGAAGAGTCCT belongs to Candidatus Chlorobium masyuteum and includes:
- a CDS encoding phage holin family protein, with protein sequence MMNHEGGKHKESTQVTRKNTGIHKLLNETAVSTYEDVIDIVEAKIELVKIELTDKISLLSAVVILSVVLLIGLAYLITTLALLAGELLGHTWLGYLLVSLIFLSCFLFFAKIKPLLLRNMIQNILLSVHDYKK